The genomic interval CAGAAATACCTAATCCGAGAGCCAATACAGTTTTTGCTACTAATTGGCGGTAATTTTCATATCCCTTCGCAACTTGTGTTTCAGAGAAAATTCCACAGATAGTCTTGTTTGTTTTTGGTAATGACCACCCTATGTAATCCACGTGTCTCATGAAAGTGATCCTTTTAAATTAATCACTTCGCAATGTTTATAATTTTCTATAAAATCTTCTGGAAAAACAATTTTAAATTTTCTTTCTTCCTCTATGTATTCTTTACAACAGTATTGCAAAGCTTGGAGTAAATAAATAACATCCTGTTTTCTGTTTAAATAATATGTTACTCCATTGTTATCAAAACTTGTTGCAGATTTTATTGCTTGTATTACTTTATATCTTTTTAGTTTAAAGTGTTCTATATAAGAAAGTGAAAACTGATTGCTCCAAACATAATCTCTCTCTTCCTCTGATACATCTGCGTACTCAATATTTGAATCTCCAAATAAAGTTTCTTGTAACAATTTTAATAAAACTAGTTTATAAGGAAATGCTCCATGATCAATAGTTTTAAAAGGGAAGTTTTTTAAATCCTTATTTGCGCATAATATTGTTTTATCGTTGATTGTTGGATTGTGCCATTCAATTCCTTGAGATAGCAATTCTTTTTCAGAGCGATCTGCAACATATACAGCTGTGTTCTTGTTTACAATAAAGTGTCCTTTCATGTGTTTCTGCTTAATTTGTAAATTTCAAAGAATTTATCCTTTGCTTCTAAAGCATCCTCTTTTCTCAAAAACGCGAGGCGGAGAGAAGTATCCGCGTAAGAAATGCAATAACCCACACTGTGGAACTATTTTTAAAGCGAATATACTAAATATAGAAACAGTTATTTAGTGCTTTTGCTGTGATGTATTGAAGAGTAGCTTTCGTTGATTCGAATTAGCAATGGTTTAATTATCAATTATCAAGAGGGTTTTATTCGAAAAGCAAAAATCTTCTTGATAATTTCTCCATTGTTAATTGATCATTAATCTCCGTATCTTTGAATTTTGCAATTTGTTCGGTCATGGATTTTATCAGCTTAGAGGAGTTTTATCAATCAATCTGTACTATTAATGGTTCGTCTTTGGTTCCAGAAGGAATCAGTAAGGAGTTAGGGCATTTCAATGTTTTTGACACTGTTGAATTGCTTGCACAGAATAATGGAACGAAAGGAAAAATGCCCTACAACCGACGCTTGTATTACAAGATTAGTTTGATTGAAGGGCAAAGCCAAGCTGAATATGCTGATAAAGTAATTGATATTGAGAAATATGCATTGCTTTTCGCTACACCTAAAGTTCCTTATAATTACACTTCTGAAGATGAAAATCACAGCGCTGTATTTTGTGTTTTTACGGTAGATTTTATAACGAGAGCGAATACAGGGTTTATATTGGATGAACTGCCAATCTTTAGTCCGGGAAGTATTCCTGTTTTTGAGCTGTCAGAAAGTGAGTATCACTATCTACGAACTGTTTTTTCAAAGATGAAGAAAGAACAAGCATCCGATTATGCCTTCAAATACGATTTGATTCGAAATTATATTATGGAGCTTATTCATTTGGGACAAAAACTACAGCCAGCATCTGTTTTATATCCGAAGCATTCTGCTTCTGAACGAGTAACATCCTTGTTTGTCGAGTTGTTGGAACGACAATTTCCTATTGAATCTAATCAGCAGCGCATTGGTTTGAGAACTGCGAAAGATTATGCGAATCGCTTGGCAGTTCATGTCAATCACCTCAATAAAGTTCTGAAGGAAAATACAGGACGAACAACAACAGAGGTTATTGGAAACAGAATTACGCAGGAAGCAAAGATTCTCTTGAAACAAACAAATTGGACAGTTTCAGAAATCGGGTATTGTTTGGGATTTGAGGAAGTAGCTCATTTTTCCAATTTCTTTCGAAAACATACCCAGGTTACTCCGAATTCTTTTAGAGTATAATCAATATTTGATTTTTGCAATAGTTGGATTGCTCTTTGCAAATGTGGAGAGGAAGTTCGGCCTACCTTTGTTTGATCAAATTTAAATCAGATGAAACCAAACAAATTAGCACTCATTACAGGAGGAAGCCGTGGTCTGGGAAGAAGCATGGCAAACAAATTGGCAGATAAGGAAATCAACGTTGTAATTACTTATCACACAAACAAAGCAGAAGCGGATAAAGTAGTTGCAGAAGTAGAAGCAAGAGGAGTAAAAGCATTTGCTCTTCCTTTGGATGTGAGTAAAGTAGATACTTTCCAGCAGTTTGGAGCAGATTTACGGTCAGTAATGACTAATACTTTCAGTATAGATAAACTCGATTTTTTGGTAAACAATGCTGGAATTGGTGCAATGACTCCAATTGGTGCTACTGAATTAGCTGTTTTCGAATTACTTTCAGATATCCACATGAAAGCACCTGTATTCTTGACACAAGAAATCCTTCCTATATTGAATGATGGAGGAGGAATCGTAAATATTTCCAGTGGATTAGCGCGTTTCACAGGACCCGGCTATTCCGTTTATGGCTCTTTGAAAGCAGGAATTGAACAATACACACGTTACTTGGCAAGCGAATTAGGAACACGTCAGATTCGCGCAAATTGTGTGGCACCAGGAGCAATTGAAACCGATTTTGGAGGAGGAGCTGTACGTGATAATGCAGTTTACAACAAGATGGTTGCAGACAAAACGGCTTTAGGAAGAGTAGGAATGCCAGATGACATCGGTGATGTTGTTGCCTTCCTTTGTTCAGATGAATCTCGTTGGATCAATGGTCAGAGAATCGAAGTTTCTGGTGGAGCGAATCTATAATATTGAAAAAGTCCTAATCTGTCAGGATTAGGACTTTTTACTTTTAGTTGTGAAAGCCTGTTAGTCTTTCAACCATTTCCAATTTCGTAAGTCAAAAGTAACAAACTGATTATCTTCAGTTTTGAGGCAAACCAAATTATTTAGCCAGTCAATTTCACTGAAGGGTAGATCAATCTCCTGTTTTTGTTTCCCATCAATTGATATAATTGTGGTGCATCCTGAGTTGATATCTACATACCCCAACTTGTTTATCATGACCAGGAAATTTCCGTGATAAATGAGATCACCTGTTTTATTGACGATGAATTGATTCATGTAAAATGTTTCTTGTTTGAAATTGAAACGTGTGCTGTCGCATAAATAACTGGTATTGTTACTGATAAGGTACATTTTGCTGTTTCCTATTGCACAAAAAATCGGTTGGTCATTCCTTCTGTATTCATATGGAATATCCAAATGATAGATCAAATCTTTATTGTAGAAAAGTTGCTCGAATCCAGAAGTTAAGATTTTTCCTTCTTTTGAAATAAGATGCCACGAGTTTAATGCAGTGTCTGTTTTTGCGGCAAAGTATGGTTGGTCTTTTGATAATACATTAATATCTAAATAGCTTCCATCAATAATTTGTTTGCCTTCCGTATCTAATAGCTGAACACTATTTTTTTTTACGGCTTTTAGATAAGGACTATAGTACGAGTAATTAACAGGAGGAGAGATATTATCGTATTCGAATGAAAGAACGGTAATTCCTTTTGCATCAATTGCTCCATATTTGTTGCGTAGGTTTTCTAAGGGATAAATATCTCGTTTGGTTTTGTAAGGATGATAATCGTTATTGTAATCATACTTAACAGGTGGATTTGTATGAAAAGGAAGTTTTTTAATGAGATTCAAAGATTGGTCATAGATATGTAATTCTCCCTGGTATGACCAGTTTGTGATTGGAGTATTATATTGTTTAAAGATCGCGCACCAGTAATAGATCTTTTTATCGAGTGTTTTGAAGCTGATTTCATGGTAAATAGCAGGAATTAGTTTTTTACTTTGAAGATCAAAAAGTCCGTATTTGTTCATACTGCTTGGAATTTTATGATTCCAGGGTAAATCGGAATATGTGACAT from Fluviicola taffensis DSM 16823 carries:
- a CDS encoding helix-turn-helix domain-containing protein — protein: MDFISLEEFYQSICTINGSSLVPEGISKELGHFNVFDTVELLAQNNGTKGKMPYNRRLYYKISLIEGQSQAEYADKVIDIEKYALLFATPKVPYNYTSEDENHSAVFCVFTVDFITRANTGFILDELPIFSPGSIPVFELSESEYHYLRTVFSKMKKEQASDYAFKYDLIRNYIMELIHLGQKLQPASVLYPKHSASERVTSLFVELLERQFPIESNQQRIGLRTAKDYANRLAVHVNHLNKVLKENTGRTTTEVIGNRITQEAKILLKQTNWTVSEIGYCLGFEEVAHFSNFFRKHTQVTPNSFRV
- a CDS encoding SDR family NAD(P)-dependent oxidoreductase yields the protein MKPNKLALITGGSRGLGRSMANKLADKEINVVITYHTNKAEADKVVAEVEARGVKAFALPLDVSKVDTFQQFGADLRSVMTNTFSIDKLDFLVNNAGIGAMTPIGATELAVFELLSDIHMKAPVFLTQEILPILNDGGGIVNISSGLARFTGPGYSVYGSLKAGIEQYTRYLASELGTRQIRANCVAPGAIETDFGGGAVRDNAVYNKMVADKTALGRVGMPDDIGDVVAFLCSDESRWINGQRIEVSGGANL